In the Fibrobacter sp. UWB5 genome, one interval contains:
- a CDS encoding BON domain-containing protein, translating into MFVAFSNEFVFCNREYVNRDYTKIYGYNRIKAGDWVYFKGSPKPGFVKSIFQTPDKLILVVTYDGGPFQRIEKPRVTIEDEESPEGYRLLPIQSAQTLLGDYIYHAIRDQFGIAVGLVNDGEKDKLAVLLKDHTLVFITLPPLAQNLSNEKLCATVQGKLAQVFPEHCDKISVEAGQGIIYLNGLVKNLSIQRAVVKCVNALPKVRGCVDFTRVVVPPFMTDEQIEKSVYDQLDASATRLFDCKVRVQDGKVQVEAFCYENERPKDLDNRLAEIPGVRDLICLVTEVYDPVNVEVCQKVESEIASSSFLRGANVRISCNNRRFLLEGSVTSLLQKELAFATLLKNVKTTSIENRLRIV; encoded by the coding sequence ATGTTTGTTGCTTTTTCGAACGAATTCGTTTTTTGCAACAGGGAATATGTCAATCGCGACTATACCAAAATTTACGGCTACAACCGCATCAAGGCGGGCGATTGGGTTTATTTTAAAGGTTCGCCCAAGCCGGGCTTTGTCAAGAGCATCTTCCAGACGCCCGACAAGTTGATTTTGGTTGTCACTTATGACGGCGGCCCCTTTCAAAGAATTGAAAAACCCAGGGTTACGATAGAAGACGAAGAATCCCCCGAAGGGTATCGCCTTTTGCCGATTCAGAGCGCGCAGACACTTTTGGGCGACTACATTTACCACGCCATTCGTGACCAGTTTGGTATAGCCGTTGGCTTGGTCAACGACGGCGAAAAAGACAAGCTCGCGGTTTTGTTGAAAGACCATACGCTGGTGTTTATTACGCTCCCGCCTTTGGCTCAGAATCTGTCGAACGAAAAGCTGTGTGCTACGGTGCAGGGCAAGCTTGCCCAGGTGTTCCCGGAACATTGCGATAAAATTTCGGTCGAAGCGGGGCAGGGCATTATTTACCTGAACGGCCTTGTCAAGAACCTGTCTATCCAGCGGGCGGTGGTAAAGTGCGTGAACGCTTTGCCCAAGGTGCGCGGCTGTGTGGACTTTACCCGCGTGGTAGTGCCGCCGTTTATGACCGACGAACAGATTGAAAAGTCTGTGTACGACCAGCTGGATGCTTCGGCGACGCGCTTGTTCGATTGCAAGGTGCGTGTGCAGGATGGCAAGGTGCAGGTCGAGGCGTTTTGCTATGAAAACGAACGCCCGAAGGATTTGGATAACCGCTTGGCTGAAATTCCGGGCGTACGCGACTTGATTTGCCTGGTGACAGAAGTTTATGATCCTGTAAACGTAGAAGTCTGCCAAAAGGTAGAGTCGGAAATTGCGTCGAGTTCTTTTTTACGCGGCGCAAATGTTAGAATATCTTGCAATAACCGCAGGTTTTTGCTGGAAGGGAGTGTGACTTCGCTATTGCAAAAGGAACTTGCCTTTGCGACACTCCTCAAGAATGTAAAGACGACGTCCATTGAAAACCGTTTAAGAATAGTTTAG
- the queA gene encoding tRNA preQ1(34) S-adenosylmethionine ribosyltransferase-isomerase QueA: MESHNLSDYNFEFPKELIASRTAGKGKTRILHCPKDGGERRILKAPEIVDLFKPGDCLVVNNTKVIPARLYGHTMHGGEVETLLVQALIPAEDGSARYEAQVRPGKAFKIGRELEIAGVKTVVEDIKEDGARVLRFAVTPVELETVMNREGHVPLPPYIDRPDDEDDKKAYQTIFAKYSGAVAAPTASLHFSEEMLEALKAKGVYVAEVTLHVGPGTFQNISVEDFTQHKMHGEHYELTAENADIINKAKRDGGRIVTVGTTSTRVIETIADANGFLKPQKGVTHAFFYPGYRYKIVDGLLTNFHWPKSSLILLVSAFYGRENTLEAYKMAVENKMKFFSYGDGMLIL, translated from the coding sequence ATGGAATCGCATAATCTTTCTGACTATAATTTTGAATTCCCTAAGGAACTGATTGCCAGCCGTACGGCGGGCAAGGGGAAAACCCGTATTTTGCATTGCCCCAAGGATGGCGGTGAACGCCGCATTCTGAAGGCTCCTGAAATTGTCGACCTTTTTAAGCCGGGCGATTGCCTGGTGGTAAATAACACGAAGGTGATTCCGGCCCGATTGTACGGCCACACCATGCACGGCGGCGAAGTCGAAACGCTCTTGGTGCAGGCTTTGATTCCCGCTGAAGACGGCTCAGCCCGCTACGAGGCGCAGGTCCGCCCGGGTAAGGCTTTCAAGATCGGTCGCGAACTTGAAATTGCCGGCGTCAAGACGGTTGTCGAAGACATCAAGGAAGACGGCGCTCGCGTGCTGCGCTTTGCGGTAACGCCTGTGGAACTGGAGACGGTGATGAACCGCGAAGGACACGTGCCTCTGCCGCCTTACATTGACCGCCCCGATGACGAAGACGACAAGAAGGCTTACCAGACGATTTTCGCGAAGTATTCGGGTGCGGTGGCTGCTCCGACGGCTAGCCTCCACTTTAGCGAAGAAATGCTCGAAGCCTTGAAGGCGAAGGGTGTTTACGTTGCCGAAGTCACGCTGCATGTGGGCCCGGGAACCTTCCAGAATATCTCTGTCGAAGACTTTACGCAGCACAAGATGCATGGCGAACATTACGAGCTCACTGCCGAAAATGCCGACATCATCAACAAGGCCAAGCGCGATGGTGGTCGCATTGTAACGGTGGGCACCACGAGTACCCGCGTCATCGAAACGATTGCCGACGCGAACGGATTCCTGAAGCCGCAAAAGGGCGTGACCCATGCGTTCTTCTATCCGGGTTACCGCTACAAGATTGTGGATGGCTTGCTGACCAATTTCCACTGGCCCAAGAGTAGCCTCATCTTGCTGGTGTCCGCCTTC
- a CDS encoding YafY family protein — protein MATGYEKINAIKNKLKVKQTVNDLARLMNCGPRTIFRHLEVIGEENCGLRKFKENGETYYIIQTEKEANFNQEVVKQLEKIKKSLPANAAPDIKTVKLLDKVIKTMQTTNPEDFKPEAISTDPDYVLDYGPFSDDKLQDTMVNRVLKAIHDGFSIKIHYRPSGKGHTDAEEVTLEVNPVKVIMRVDTLYLVAGEMDEKGNQIFKNYVFERIDSVTETNHAMPKFVFDAKLHYKYCFGKYSGQGAPEDVSLEIKSTSKWLQSQFERSHFFPEISKRFDKNKNMIVDMKLRITPDLETWLMGVATDVRILKPASLKESVKKLLKKALAEMDA, from the coding sequence ATGGCTACCGGTTACGAAAAAATTAATGCGATAAAGAACAAGCTGAAAGTCAAGCAGACGGTGAATGACTTGGCTCGTCTGATGAATTGCGGCCCCCGTACTATTTTCCGCCATTTGGAAGTGATTGGCGAAGAAAACTGCGGTCTACGTAAGTTCAAGGAAAATGGTGAAACCTATTACATTATCCAGACCGAAAAAGAAGCGAATTTCAACCAGGAAGTCGTAAAGCAGCTTGAAAAGATCAAGAAGAGTTTGCCTGCAAATGCCGCTCCCGATATCAAGACGGTCAAGCTTCTGGATAAGGTCATCAAGACCATGCAGACCACGAATCCCGAAGACTTCAAGCCCGAGGCGATTTCGACGGACCCGGATTACGTTCTGGATTACGGCCCCTTCAGCGACGACAAGTTGCAAGACACTATGGTCAATCGCGTGCTCAAGGCAATTCACGACGGTTTTTCCATCAAGATCCATTACCGCCCCTCCGGCAAGGGCCATACGGACGCCGAAGAGGTGACCCTGGAAGTGAACCCGGTCAAGGTAATTATGCGCGTAGACACGCTTTACCTGGTGGCTGGTGAAATGGATGAAAAGGGAAACCAGATTTTCAAGAATTACGTTTTTGAACGCATTGACAGCGTGACCGAAACGAATCACGCCATGCCCAAGTTTGTGTTCGATGCCAAGCTGCATTACAAGTACTGCTTTGGCAAGTATTCTGGCCAGGGCGCTCCCGAAGATGTATCTCTTGAAATCAAGTCGACCTCCAAGTGGTTGCAGTCGCAGTTTGAACGCTCGCATTTCTTCCCTGAAATTTCGAAGCGCTTCGACAAGAACAAGAACATGATTGTCGACATGAAACTGCGCATTACGCCGGATTTGGAAACCTGGCTGATGGGTGTTGCGACGGATGTCCGCATTCTTAAACCTGCATCGCTTAAAGAAAGCGTGAAGAAGTTATTGAAAAAGGCTCTCGCTGAGATGGATGCCTAA
- the gltX gene encoding glutamate--tRNA ligase — protein sequence MCENCNSNRPVRVRFAPSPTGYLHVGGARTAIYNYFFAKHMGGTFYLRIEDTDRKRYNETALHDLMRDLKWLGLQWDEGPGCEGDCGPYFQSERLDIYHREIKKLLDAGYAYYCFCSEERLQEVRAEQEKSHVPVTGYDRHCRNISREEAEARIAAGEKAVIRFKVPETGVTEFDDMIRGHISYQNELLDDLVLIKRDGYPTYHFASVVDDHLMGTTHVLRGDEWISSTPKHELLYKAFGWQPPVWCHLPVILDKNGGKLSKRKGAASVGDFRDLGYLPETLVNYLALLGWNPGDDREVMTIKEMVDSFTLERINPKSASFDEKKLQWMNGQHIHLCDDGMLKGIMKEGLVAKGIDLSKEPEARLDEIVKQLKPRAHFVQDLADMAVYFFVAPTTYDEKGAKKHFGEGSKEVATLVRDMLASIEDFKTPVIEKGFYDLAERCGHKVGELVGAPRLAVSGVTAGPGLWEMFELIGKEEVLRRIDVALPLMK from the coding sequence ATGTGCGAAAATTGCAATTCTAATCGTCCCGTCCGTGTCCGTTTTGCTCCCAGTCCTACGGGCTACTTGCATGTGGGCGGTGCGCGTACCGCTATTTACAACTACTTTTTTGCAAAACACATGGGCGGTACGTTCTACCTGCGTATCGAAGATACCGACCGTAAGCGTTACAACGAAACTGCATTGCACGACTTGATGCGCGACCTCAAGTGGTTGGGCCTGCAGTGGGACGAAGGTCCAGGTTGCGAAGGCGACTGCGGTCCGTACTTCCAGAGCGAACGCTTGGATATTTATCACCGCGAAATCAAGAAGCTCCTGGATGCCGGCTACGCCTACTACTGCTTCTGCTCCGAAGAACGCCTGCAGGAAGTCCGCGCCGAACAGGAAAAGTCTCACGTGCCGGTTACCGGTTACGACCGCCACTGCCGTAATATCAGCCGCGAAGAAGCCGAAGCCCGCATTGCCGCCGGCGAAAAGGCCGTGATCCGTTTCAAGGTTCCCGAAACCGGTGTCACCGAATTCGATGACATGATTCGCGGCCACATCAGCTACCAGAACGAACTTCTGGACGACCTCGTGCTCATCAAGCGCGACGGTTACCCGACTTACCATTTTGCAAGCGTCGTTGACGACCACCTGATGGGTACCACTCACGTGCTCCGCGGCGATGAATGGATTAGCTCTACGCCGAAGCATGAACTCTTGTACAAGGCCTTTGGCTGGCAGCCGCCCGTATGGTGCCACCTGCCGGTGATTCTTGACAAGAACGGCGGTAAACTTTCTAAGCGTAAGGGCGCCGCCTCTGTGGGTGACTTCCGCGACCTCGGCTACCTGCCCGAAACGCTGGTGAACTACTTGGCTCTCCTCGGCTGGAACCCGGGCGATGACCGCGAAGTCATGACCATCAAGGAAATGGTTGATAGCTTTACGCTCGAACGCATTAACCCGAAGTCCGCCAGCTTTGACGAAAAGAAGCTGCAGTGGATGAACGGCCAGCACATTCACCTGTGCGATGACGGCATGCTCAAGGGAATCATGAAGGAAGGACTCGTTGCCAAGGGTATCGACCTCTCCAAGGAACCGGAAGCCCGTCTCGACGAAATCGTGAAGCAGCTCAAGCCGCGTGCCCACTTTGTGCAGGACTTGGCCGACATGGCCGTGTACTTCTTTGTGGCTCCGACCACTTACGATGAAAAGGGTGCCAAGAAGCACTTTGGCGAAGGCTCCAAGGAAGTGGCAACGCTCGTGCGCGATATGCTCGCCTCCATTGAAGACTTCAAGACTCCCGTCATCGAAAAGGGTTTCTATGACCTGGCCGAACGTTGCGGTCACAAGGTCGGTGAACTCGTCGGTGCCCCGCGTCTTGCCGTGTCCGGTGTTACCGCAGGCCCTGGCTTGTGGGAAATGTTTGAACTCATTGGTAAAGAAGAAGTGCTCCGCCGTATCGACGTGGCTCTTCCGCTCATGAAGTAA